One genomic region from Lacerta agilis isolate rLacAgi1 chromosome 13, rLacAgi1.pri, whole genome shotgun sequence encodes:
- the LOC117057067 gene encoding LOW QUALITY PROTEIN: small nuclear ribonucleoprotein F-like (The sequence of the model RefSeq protein was modified relative to this genomic sequence to represent the inferred CDS: inserted 1 base in 1 codon) has protein sequence MSLSLNPKPFLNGLTGKPVMVKLKWGTEYKGYLVSVDGYMNMHXSYIDGALSGHLGEVLIRCNNVLYIRGVEEEEEEQEE, from the exons ATGAGTCTGTCTCTCAATCCAAAGCCCTTCCTAAACGGGCTGACTGGGAAGCCAGTGATGGTGAAGCTGAAGTGGGGGACGGAATACAAAGGCTACCTCGTCTCCGTCGATGGCTACATGAACATGC TATCATATATTGATGGTGCATTATCTGGACACCTTGGTGAAGTTCTGATAAGGTGCAATAATGTCCTTTATATAAGgggtgtggaagaagaagaagaagaacaagaagaa